The following DNA comes from Candidatus Lokiarchaeota archaeon.
TTTGAGGTTGTTATGCCAGTTGAAAGCATATCATCCCGTGCCTGATTCTTCAAGGCGTCAACACTTTGAGATGTAGTTGTATCACCAATAAGATAGCCAAATCCCATCGAGAAACCGGTTGTCAAAGCTATGGATGCGGTTGTTATCACGAGAAAAGTGACCAGCATGGTTCTCTTGAAGCTTCTACCAGATTTTTCGTTTCTTGCCATTCATATCCCTCCTAGAAGTCTACCTCCGTTCCACCCAGCTCGAGCTGAGCTTGCATCTCGTCCTCGATGCCTTCAAACTTCTGCAATATTCCTTCATCCTCAGTACCAGCCTCGGATACTGGGAGGTATTTAGCTCCTTCAATTCGGTCACACATATCTTGCAACACACGCGCGTATTTGGCACTGCACAAGACACCGATGAGTCTCAACTTGATATCGACTCCCAGCCGGTTAGCAAGCCGAACTATGGAATCCTGATTATAGCGGGTAGAAGAGTTGTCTTCTCCATCGGTCAGGGCTACAACCCAGCGTTCCGCATTCTCTTCGCTAGCAATTCTTTTGAGAGCCATCCCCAAAGCATCAAAGAAAGCTGTACTCCCGCCAAGCTTCAGTGCATGGGCTATCTGCCGTTTTGCTTCGTGGATATCTTGACCTAGCTGGCTCAATGGGCGCAGTTCATTTACGCGGGTATCGAAAGCAAGGACTCCCACACTATCCTGTTCCTGGGCTACGGATTCAACCATACGTTGCGCGCCAGCAACAGCAGCCTGTATTCGTCCACTCTGTCCCATGCTACCGGACTTATCAATGACAAATTCGATTGCTCGTCGCAATTGTCGTCGCACAGTTGAACCAAGTATTCGTTCAGCCTGCGTTCGAACCTCATGACTTGGCTCACCCATATCTTCTAGAACATCAGCCAGCAAGGAGAGAGATCTACCAGCAAGCGGCCACTCTTCATTTTCCTGAGAGATATTTGCCGCTTCGGTCAAATCGTCCCGAGCATCTTCATACATGTCCATTTCATAGTACATTTTTCCTCGATGGTAGTGGACATAAGATTTTGAGCGCTCGTAGTAGGTTTCCTCAAGGATTGCAAGGGCCTTATCGAACATCTCCCTTGCTTCTTGGAGGTTGTTCAGTGCCATCTTGCAAACACCGATTGTATCATACTGATTCGCCATACCCCTCTTGTTGCTTAGCTTTTTGTTGATATCCAATGCTTCCTCCAGATGACTGAGTGCCGCTTCGTAGTTTTCAAGCTTCGGAGACATCTCGAGAACACCGAAATTGTGTTTGACATCTGCAATTCGAACCTGTGCATCTTTCTCTTCCAGAGTGGTTTCGGCCTCATTCAGCATCTCTTCAGCCATTTTAAGTGCCGACTGGTATCGTTCACGTGCCTGAGCAAGATCGCCTTTCTGTCTGTAAACATTCCCTATGTTCAATTCCGCAGCTTGTATGCCCTGCAGCACCTCGAAATCAACACAGAGCTGCTTCAAACGAATATAGGTCTCAAGAGCCAATGAGAGATTGCCGCGGATAAACTCCTTGTTCCCAGCTCGCATGGAGTCTTGCAGATTCTGTATTGCACTCATCGTCGTTTGGAGCTCTGTATACTTCAAATCCTCCAAGGGTACAATTCCCGATAAATCGCCTCTGCTCATATTCAGTAAGACATCAGTTGCCTGTGCCAATGGCCGGGCCATTTCTTCACCGCGTCTAGTCGCATATTTCGAAGACCCGTAGATTACTGCACCAACTGCAGCCACGAGAACAACTATGATTATTGTGCTTTGAAATGTGATAGTATTCATGAGTGCAGTCGCAGCAGCAACAACATCGGATTCTGGTGTAACAGTACACAGAACCATACCTGTTGTTGGTACTTCCTCAAAGGTGAGATACCATGTTTCACCATTCTTTGTGTATTCAACTTGGCCATTGGTGCTTGTGAGAATCTCTGACTTGATGGATTCGAACGCCTGTGCCTCCTCAGAAGTCTCGCTTCCAAATTCGGCCTCTAGTAGGCTTTGACCTTCCGTATCAAAAGATGGATGAGCCACAAGTCCACCAGAATTATCAATCAGGAAGGCATAACCGTTCTCACTCACCTCTTGGGAAAGAACAGTACTGTTGATTGTATCAAGTGTAACGTCAGCAGAAACCACGCTGACTAATGTACCATTATCATATCTAACAGGGCGGCCCATCGAAAGCACTAATCCTGTTGACGGATCCCCATACGGATTGGTAACCGCAACGCTATCGTTTTCGATTGAAGCAGCATTATTGTACCAGTCTTCTTGGTTCGGATCGTAGTCATCACCAGGCCCATACCAATCCAAGAAGTAGCCTAGATTGTCATACGGATAATTCCTGAAAACGTGGTTGTCGCAGATATCTAAGTCAAATCCCATGTATAACCATATGTAGTCACCACTCATCTGATGGAGCGAGCGGAAAACATTGTCCATGTTGGAACTGGTTTCCAACACATATTCCATATCAGCGTCCCACTGAAATGGATCATCCCCGATGTAGTAGTCACGGGGCATGTAGTAGCAGCTCACATCAAACGAAATACTGTCCGAGGCGTATTCTGGAATGGACTGTAGATTTGGGACTGTATATCCTGTCTCACTCTGTTCTCTGTCAGGATCCCAAAAATACGAGTGTTGGGGAGAAGCATTGTATCGTCCGTTGAAGAGATTCTCCGCATACTCTTCCATCATGTATACGCCGTCGAAATACTGCTGTATCCGCTGTTCAACGAAATCAGCGGTATCAGAAGTCACTTTTTCCAGATTCGCCAATTCTTCTTCGGTCAATGCGCCAGCTGCGTCCATAGTATTTTGTTCCGACATGAAATAGACACTTGTCACCATGTATGAAGCAATCAGAATAGCAGCAATGACAACCGAAGCGCTAAGGCCCCGAGTGACCTTTTTTGTTATTGTCCAATTTTCAAACAAGATTAATCATCTCTTCATTTTCATTATGGAGTTAACAATCTCCTCGATTACACGTTTCATCTCTTCTTCCGAGTCGATTTCGAAAGAAGTAGTATCGATAAACTCGCCGGATATTTTACCTTCATTCTGTAGAATCATGAGTGCACGACGAAGGGTAATAGGATCCAGCTCATGGTCAACATCAGGGTCTGCAAGTGCATCCTGCATTTCTAGAAGATCGGCGAGTTCGATCTTCTTGCCCGAAGTCACATTAGATAATGCTGTCCGAATATCAGTTCTTGATAGAGAGGATGCCACAGCTTTTGGTTTAAGCTCCGTAGCTACAAAAACCCGTCCATCTTCGACAAAGTGACCTGACAAGTGTTCCCGCTCTACCATCGTCTGGATATGATTACGAAGATTGTAAACAGCAGGCCGGGGTAATGAGCGCCTGATTTTCCGGTCAAGATCCCGTAATCGCATTTCGTTGTTCAAGGAAGCTGCTGAAAGAATGATTTCACTGATGAATTCATCTAGGTCTTCCTCCAGCTCCTCGAGTTGTGCACCACAGCTTTCACACACGGGAGTTTCTGGTGAAACAGGAGCACCACAGTTCCCACATTTAATGGCACGTCTGTAAACGGTCTGTTTGGTCGAAGTAATCTCTTGAATGACCTTTCGTGTAACTGAGGGTTTCTCTTCACCAGCTATTCGGAAAATCTCTAAAGAAGGATGACGCGTGGCTACTGCCATATATAGCACGTCACTGCGGGGGTGTCGATCCGCATCAATTGCAAATGGGCGTTCAGAAAGATCTATTTCTTTGACGAGATCTCCCGACATATCCCATATCTTTAGGATGCTAGACTTGTCGCCAGTTGCCAGGAGCTTCTCATCAACTAAATCAAGTACCGTACCTACTCGTACTTCCGCATGCAGGTCAATACGTTTGAGTAGATAGCCGGCTGCAGAGAGGATACTGACAGTACCATCACGTTCAATCACTACGACCTCCAATTCGGGGTCATCGGTCATGTTCTCTAATCGTACAACAC
Coding sequences within:
- a CDS encoding tetratricopeptide repeat protein — its product is MFENWTITKKVTRGLSASVVIAAILIASYMVTSVYFMSEQNTMDAAGALTEEELANLEKVTSDTADFVEQRIQQYFDGVYMMEEYAENLFNGRYNASPQHSYFWDPDREQSETGYTVPNLQSIPEYASDSISFDVSCYYMPRDYYIGDDPFQWDADMEYVLETSSNMDNVFRSLHQMSGDYIWLYMGFDLDICDNHVFRNYPYDNLGYFLDWYGPGDDYDPNQEDWYNNAASIENDSVAVTNPYGDPSTGLVLSMGRPVRYDNGTLVSVVSADVTLDTINSTVLSQEVSENGYAFLIDNSGGLVAHPSFDTEGQSLLEAEFGSETSEEAQAFESIKSEILTSTNGQVEYTKNGETWYLTFEEVPTTGMVLCTVTPESDVVAAATALMNTITFQSTIIIVVLVAAVGAVIYGSSKYATRRGEEMARPLAQATDVLLNMSRGDLSGIVPLEDLKYTELQTTMSAIQNLQDSMRAGNKEFIRGNLSLALETYIRLKQLCVDFEVLQGIQAAELNIGNVYRQKGDLAQARERYQSALKMAEEMLNEAETTLEEKDAQVRIADVKHNFGVLEMSPKLENYEAALSHLEEALDINKKLSNKRGMANQYDTIGVCKMALNNLQEAREMFDKALAILEETYYERSKSYVHYHRGKMYYEMDMYEDARDDLTEAANISQENEEWPLAGRSLSLLADVLEDMGEPSHEVRTQAERILGSTVRRQLRRAIEFVIDKSGSMGQSGRIQAAVAGAQRMVESVAQEQDSVGVLAFDTRVNELRPLSQLGQDIHEAKRQIAHALKLGGSTAFFDALGMALKRIASEENAERWVVALTDGEDNSSTRYNQDSIVRLANRLGVDIKLRLIGVLCSAKYARVLQDMCDRIEGAKYLPVSEAGTEDEGILQKFEGIEDEMQAQLELGGTEVDF